The DNA window TCCCAGTTGGGTGAGCCGACCGGATACAGCCGGGCCGCCAACGCATGCCGCACCAGCGACCGCACCCATTCCACCGGCCGCGACTCATCGCCATGTTCACTCGGGTGCTCGCCAGGCTGATTCCCGGCGGGCGGCGCCCAACCCATAGCGCACCTCCCCACTCCACGGCAACTTAACGTCGGCTGGCGGCACAGGTCACGCCCAGGATGACCCATGAGTCTGCTGATCGCGGCGGCGTCCGCGCGGCCAACCAGGGCATGCTGCTGCCGACCGGCTGGTACGAGAACGACCACATCACCATCCTCAAGGTCATCGGCAGCGACGGCAACAAGGCGATCCTGGTCAACAACTGCGAGCAGTTCTCCGAGCAGCACAACGACTGACACCACCTGCATCACTAGCATCACCGGTGCCAACGGCACCGTGCAGATGGGCACCTGGACCTCCGACCGGGTGCCCATTTCGCGTACCCGCCCTCTTCGCAGGCCCTGACGTCAGACAATGTCCGCGCGCCCGGCCTTCGACTAACTGTACTGACCAGGACCGTTGTTGACGTGAGAGAGACCTCCGGGGGTCGAGTGGGAGCTGTCTAGGTCTTCCGCTCGAGGCTCGGAGGTCTCTTGTGTCTCACGGTAACGCTCGGTTGACGCCGGCCGGCAGGTTGATCATGGTGAAGCGGATCGCCGCGGGTCGTGCGGTCGCCCATGTGGCGGCGGAGATGGGGGTGTCCCGGACCACGGCGTGGCGGTGGTGGCGCCGGTTCCAGGTCGAGGGCGTAGCGGGGCTGGTTGATCGGCCCAGCGTCGCGCGGTCCCATCCACGTCGCACCTGCGTGTGTGGAGACAAAGGTCCGGATCGCTCGGCTGCTGACCCGGCGAGGCCCGGTGTTCCTCGGACACCAGCTCGGCATCGCAGCGTCCACGGTCGGCAGGGTTCTCACCCGGCACGGTGTCCCGCTGCTGCGTGAATGCGATCCGATCACCGGCACGCCGATCCGCGCCACACCTCGCTCGGCCAACCGCTACGAACACGACACCCCAGGCTCGCTGATCCACCTCGACGTGAAGAAACTTCGCCGGATCCCGCCCGGTGGCGGGTGGAAGGCCCACGGCCGCGCCGCACGTCCCAGCCACACGTCCCAGCCACAAACGCGGACTCGACTACGACTACGCACACACCGCCATGTCCACACCGCGATCGACCGACCACTCCCGACTCGCCTACGCCGAGATCCACGACGACGAGAAAGGCCCGACCTGCGCCGCGTTCCTGTCCCGCGCGGCCGCGTTCTACGCCTCGGTCGGCATCCGCGTGCAGCGCGTCCTGACCGACAACGCCAAGAACTACCGCCGCTCCCACGCCTTCCTCACCACCGCCGACCAGCTGGGCATCACGCTGAAGGCGATCCGACCCCACTGCCCCTGGACCAACGGCAAAGCCTGTGAAGACTCAACCGCACCCTCGCCACCAAATGGGCCTACTCCCAGCCCTTCACCACCAACGACCAACGCTCCCGGCTCTTGCCCACCTGGCTCAACTACTACAACCTAGAACGACCCCACCTCGCCATCGCAGGCCAACGCCCCATCGACCGCGTCAACAACGATCGTAGTCAGTACAACTAGCTGGCCACCCGTGACCTGCCAGTGCGCTCGGCGTTGAACTCCGGTGGAGCCACAACCAAGGGCCGGTGCGGTGACGTGGATGCGGTCGAGCCCGGAACAGCTGCTGAGCGGTGTCGGCACCGGGGACGAGAAGGCGTTCGCGGAGCTTTATGAGGTGTTGGCGGACCGGGTATACGGGCTGGCCCGACGGGTGGTCGGTGACGACACGGACGCCGAAGACATCGCCCAAGAAGTCTTCGTCCAGCTGTGGCAAACCGCGCCACGTTACGACCCGGCACGCGGGAGCGTGCACAGTTGGGTCATGACCATCACCCATCGACGGGCCGTGGACAAGGTCCGCGCCGTCCGGACACGACGCTCCCACGAAGCCGCGGCCTCGAGCCCGATCGACCGCTTCGAGGCCGACGCCTGGGATCCCGTCGGCGACCACGCCCAGATTGCCGCCGACGCGGCCCGGCTACGCCGCTGCATCCTGACCCGCCTCACCATCCTGCAGCGGCAGGCGATAGTGCTCGCCTACTACCACGGCCACACCTACGCCGAGGTAGCCAGACTGCTCGACACCCACCCCTCCACGATCAAAACCCGCATCCGCGACGGCCTCCGCCGCCTGCGCACCTGCCTCAACGACAACCCACCAGCCCAAAGCCGACACGTTGTCTCCACGCGCTGGTGACCGGTGATGGCGGCAACTGGCGTCAAATTTTCAGACACGTACTGCAGCCCAGCCCAAACTGCCGTTCGAATTCGGGGAAAGACCTGTCAGCGTTCGCCGACAAAGTCACAAGGCCCGGCCACGTGCCGCCTCATCCAGTTCACGTGCATCACGGCCGACATGACCTCGTTCTTGCGCATCTCCACCCAGTCTGGGGAACCGGCCAGCGTCGGAATCCTCTAGCGAGAGTCGTACCTGTGACATAGCTCGCCATCCCCGGCACTGGCTGGATTCTGCAACTGCGCCGGACAGTTCGACGCCGCGTACCGCATCGCGATGAACGCCAGCCGGCACGACCATCCGGTCGGTGGGGCCGCCTTCACACCTGTCGGCGAAGTGGTCGCTCACGACCCGCGCCGGCGGTTGGTGCTACGCCAGACGAACCAGACGCCCGCAGCGGTTGCGGAAAAGATGATCGCGGCGGATTATCCCAAATCCAGAAGCTCGTGCCCATAGCGGTGCCTCGGAGCTGCATCTGGCAGCCACCACCAGACGGTGCCTACTTCTCGTAGACGCTGCGACGACGACGGAACGACCCCTCAGCCTCCCGGCGAAATCGATATGACGTCTCGGCGAATCCTTGACGACACGGCAACGCGACCTCGTTCGACGGCAACCTCAACCAGGCTGTCGGCGCTGGCAAGATCGCCGACGCGGGTGGTGAAGCCTCACCCGGAGAGAAAGCTGTCCTCGGAGTAGGCCGCGAAGCGACTTCGTTCCGGCACACCCAGCCGCGCTGCCTGAGAGCAAATGCGCGACGCCCTCGACCCGGTCAGGAATGGGGTCAGGTCGAGGGCGCCGCCGTCAACCGTAGTAGTCCGCACGTGCCGTAGCGGGCCAGTGACGGGTGGTGCGGGGTTACATGGTGCCGCCGGGACCGCCGGGTCCGCCGGGTCCGCGGTAGGTGGTGTCGTAGTAGTCGCCGAGCCGGGTGCGGTAGTCATCATCGACGCCGCGTTCGGGATCGGGATCGTACGGTGGGGAGTCCTTGATCTGGTCTTTGGTGCGATCGACGTAGACCTTCTGCTCGTCGGGGTCGATCCGGTCGATCACCCCGGCGGGGAGCAGCACCTTGCGGCCGAAAATCCACGGCCCGGTGTCCACGACGAGCCCGGCGGCACCGGGGTCGTGGGTGGCCCCGTCGACTTTGCCGATGTCGCCGTCGGTAGCGGCGATCTTGTACCCAACCAGGTCGGCGCCTTCGGTGTAGCCAGACTCTGGTCGGTAGCTCCACGGGTCGAACATGCTGTTCGTCATCACGAACACCACCTCTGTGTCAGCAGCTGGGAGTG is part of the Tenggerimyces flavus genome and encodes:
- a CDS encoding sigma-70 family RNA polymerase sigma factor; the protein is MRSSPEQLLSGVGTGDEKAFAELYEVLADRVYGLARRVVGDDTDAEDIAQEVFVQLWQTAPRYDPARGSVHSWVMTITHRRAVDKVRAVRTRRSHEAAASSPIDRFEADAWDPVGDHAQIAADAARLRRCILTRLTILQRQAIVLAYYHGHTYAEVARLLDTHPSTIKTRIRDGLRRLRTCLNDNPPAQSRHVVSTRW
- a CDS encoding PRC-barrel domain-containing protein, whose amino-acid sequence is MTNSMFDPWSYRPESGYTEGADLVGYKIAATDGDIGKVDGATHDPGAAGLVVDTGPWIFGRKVLLPAGVIDRIDPDEQKVYVDRTKDQIKDSPPYDPDPERGVDDDYRTRLGDYYDTTYRGPGGPGGPGGTM